The Saccharomonospora glauca K62 genome has a segment encoding these proteins:
- a CDS encoding MarR family winged helix-turn-helix transcriptional regulator — protein sequence MAGGKKADDGDVDAIARVGRELGQATVLFHTRLAERLGLSATDHKCLDLAMQADKPLTAGALAELSGLTTGAVTAVIDRLERAGYARRVRSETDRRKVYIELPEDRLEEVNAITRSLGESAGKVLRKYSPEDRKKILECLRELTEVLRSHTVDSDER from the coding sequence GTGGCCGGTGGGAAGAAGGCCGACGACGGTGACGTGGACGCCATCGCCAGGGTCGGTCGGGAACTCGGACAGGCGACGGTGCTGTTCCACACGCGTCTTGCGGAGCGTCTCGGTCTCTCGGCCACCGACCACAAGTGCCTCGACCTGGCCATGCAGGCGGACAAGCCCCTGACCGCGGGAGCGCTCGCCGAACTCTCCGGCCTCACCACGGGCGCGGTCACGGCCGTCATCGACCGGCTGGAGCGCGCCGGTTACGCGCGCCGAGTGCGAAGTGAGACCGACCGCAGAAAGGTGTACATCGAACTTCCCGAGGATCGGCTGGAGGAAGTCAACGCGATCACCAGAAGCCTCGGTGAGAGCGCGGGGAAAGTTCTGCGGAAGTACTCTCCGGAGGACCGGAAGAAGATCCTCGAATGTCTTCGGGAGCTGACCGAGGTTCTGCGTTCCCACACGGTCGATTCCGACGAGCGATAA
- the pdxH gene encoding pyridoxamine 5'-phosphate oxidase: MTEIVNGADGSADVAVRLPAMRVAYDGGSLNESDLAPTWTEQLRKWLDEALAHGVAEPNAMVLATADADGLPSSRTVLCKGLDERGVVFYTNYTSAKSHDLTVTRYASATFPWYPLQRQVHVRGAVEKVDPAETAEYWASRPRGSQLGAWASPQSQFVDGRRDLDTALKAIERRFRDVEQIPVPPHWGGWRIRPDVVEFWQGRQDRMHDRLRFIRTEDGWQVRRVAP; this comes from the coding sequence ATGACCGAAATCGTGAACGGCGCTGACGGCAGCGCGGACGTAGCCGTCCGGTTGCCCGCCATGCGGGTCGCCTACGACGGTGGTTCGTTGAACGAATCCGATCTCGCTCCCACCTGGACCGAACAACTTCGGAAGTGGCTCGACGAGGCGCTCGCGCACGGTGTCGCCGAGCCCAACGCGATGGTGCTCGCCACGGCGGACGCCGACGGCCTCCCGTCGTCACGCACGGTGCTGTGCAAAGGACTGGACGAGCGTGGCGTCGTGTTCTACACCAACTACACCTCCGCCAAGAGTCACGACCTCACCGTGACGCGGTACGCGTCGGCCACGTTCCCCTGGTATCCGCTGCAGCGTCAGGTGCACGTCCGGGGAGCGGTGGAGAAGGTCGATCCCGCCGAGACCGCCGAGTACTGGGCCAGCCGTCCGCGGGGCTCGCAGCTCGGGGCGTGGGCGTCGCCGCAGTCGCAGTTCGTCGACGGCAGGCGTGACCTCGACACCGCGTTGAAGGCCATCGAGCGTCGCTTCCGCGACGTGGAGCAGATCCCGGTGCCGCCGCACTGGGGCGGCTGGCGCATCCGGCCCGACGTCGTGGAGTTCTGGCAGGGCAGGCAGGACCGCATGCACGACCGGCTGCGTTTCATCCGCACCGAGGACGGCTGGCAGGTACGCCGCGTCGCTCCCTGA
- a CDS encoding citrate synthase 2: protein MTPTTSGQPTADSTKATEPDDGFRPGLEGVVAFRTEIAEPDRNGGALRYRGVDIEELVGAVGFGDVWGLLVDGHFENGLAPDEPFPLPVRSGDVRADVQSALPALAPRWGLGPLLDISEAEAREQVGRVSATALSFIAQSARGIDVPAVPESRVDEARGITERFLVRWRGEPDPAHVKALDAYWVSAAEHGLNASTFTARVIASTGADVAAAFSGAIGAMSGPLHGGAPARVLPMIEEVERTGDARAVVKGILDRGERLMGFGHRVYRAEDPRARVLRRTCRELGSKRYEVAAELERAALAELRERRPDRAIETNVEFWAAVILDFAEVPPAMMPAMFTAARTAGWAAHVLEQKRTGRLVRPSATYVGPGPRAPRDVRGWDRVATTG from the coding sequence ATGACACCCACCACGAGCGGGCAGCCGACAGCAGACTCGACGAAGGCCACCGAACCGGACGACGGTTTCCGTCCCGGTCTGGAAGGCGTCGTCGCATTCCGCACGGAGATCGCCGAACCCGACCGTAACGGCGGTGCGCTGCGTTATCGCGGCGTGGACATCGAGGAACTGGTGGGCGCCGTCGGCTTCGGCGATGTGTGGGGTCTGCTGGTCGACGGCCATTTCGAAAACGGACTGGCCCCCGACGAACCGTTTCCGCTCCCGGTTCGCAGCGGCGACGTTCGCGCGGACGTCCAGTCGGCGTTGCCCGCGCTGGCACCCCGCTGGGGCCTGGGCCCGCTGCTCGACATCTCCGAGGCGGAGGCCCGCGAGCAGGTGGGGCGCGTGTCGGCCACGGCACTGTCGTTCATCGCGCAGTCCGCACGCGGCATCGACGTACCCGCCGTCCCCGAGTCCCGCGTCGACGAAGCCCGTGGGATCACCGAACGGTTCCTCGTCCGCTGGCGGGGCGAACCGGACCCGGCACACGTGAAGGCCCTCGACGCGTACTGGGTCTCGGCCGCCGAACACGGCCTCAACGCGTCCACCTTCACCGCCCGCGTGATCGCCTCCACCGGCGCCGACGTCGCCGCGGCGTTCTCCGGCGCCATCGGCGCCATGTCGGGCCCACTGCACGGTGGAGCTCCGGCCCGCGTACTGCCGATGATCGAGGAGGTGGAGCGCACGGGCGACGCCCGCGCCGTCGTGAAGGGCATCCTCGACCGAGGGGAGCGCCTGATGGGCTTCGGCCACCGGGTGTATCGCGCCGAGGACCCGAGGGCGCGGGTCCTGCGTCGCACCTGCCGGGAACTCGGCTCCAAGCGGTACGAGGTCGCGGCCGAGCTGGAACGGGCCGCGCTGGCGGAGCTGCGTGAGCGGCGCCCGGACCGAGCCATCGAGACGAACGTGGAGTTCTGGGCCGCGGTGATCCTCGACTTCGCCGAGGTGCCGCCCGCCATGATGCCCGCCATGTTCACGGCGGCCCGCACGGCCGGCTGGGCGGCACACGTCCTGGAGCAGAAGCGCACGGGCAGGCTCGTGCGCCCCTCGGCGACCTATGTCGGTCCCGGCCCTCGGGCGCCTCGGGACGTCCGGGGCTGGGACCGCG
- a CDS encoding MFS transporter has protein sequence MTEQTSTAPPGSRLRRILGAVVADRRPLRIPAFRRLWLSSIVTALGSQLTAVAVPKQIYDITGSSAYVGLTGLFGLVPLLVFGLWGGAIADTVDRRVLLLVTNVGVAVTALLLWAQAFTGLDSVWVVLVLLSVNQAFFAVNMPTRQAVVARVVPEHLLSSAAALTGTMATFGAVFGPMLAGAMLPIVGLPTLYLVDTLALVAVLWAVWKLPPLPPLSGKVRAAGLRDVLMGFRYLATQKVLLASFVVDIVAMVAGMPRALFPELAERTFGDPPGGGTALGWLYAGIPLGAMVLGLMSGWAHRISRHGVAVVVAIGAWGVAMVGFGLSESLWLAVVFLALGGAADMVSAIFRQAILQTAATDEMRGRMQGAFTVVVAGGPRLADLTHGWAAAAAGTTWATAGGGVLVVIGVAMAVALLPAFWRYRAEVPPR, from the coding sequence GTGACCGAGCAGACCTCTACCGCGCCGCCCGGAAGCCGCCTTCGCAGGATTCTCGGTGCGGTCGTCGCAGACCGGAGGCCGCTGCGTATCCCCGCGTTCCGTCGGCTGTGGCTCAGCTCGATCGTCACCGCGCTCGGCTCCCAGCTCACGGCCGTGGCCGTACCCAAGCAGATCTACGACATCACCGGTTCCTCGGCGTACGTCGGTCTCACGGGACTGTTCGGACTCGTGCCGCTGCTCGTGTTCGGGCTGTGGGGCGGAGCCATCGCCGACACGGTCGACCGGCGCGTGCTGCTGCTCGTGACCAACGTCGGCGTCGCCGTCACCGCGCTGCTGCTGTGGGCGCAGGCCTTCACCGGGCTCGACTCGGTGTGGGTCGTGCTCGTGTTGCTCAGCGTCAACCAGGCGTTCTTCGCGGTCAACATGCCGACCCGGCAAGCCGTGGTGGCGCGCGTGGTACCCGAGCACCTGCTGTCGTCCGCGGCCGCGTTGACCGGCACGATGGCGACGTTCGGTGCGGTGTTCGGGCCGATGCTGGCCGGGGCGATGTTGCCGATCGTCGGGCTGCCGACGTTGTACCTGGTCGACACGCTGGCGCTGGTGGCCGTGCTGTGGGCCGTGTGGAAACTGCCCCCGTTGCCGCCGCTGTCGGGCAAGGTCCGTGCGGCGGGGCTGCGCGACGTGCTCATGGGGTTCCGGTACCTGGCCACGCAGAAGGTGTTGCTCGCGTCGTTCGTCGTCGACATCGTCGCGATGGTCGCCGGCATGCCGAGGGCGTTGTTCCCCGAGCTCGCCGAGCGCACGTTCGGTGATCCGCCGGGCGGCGGGACGGCGCTCGGCTGGCTGTACGCGGGAATCCCGCTGGGCGCGATGGTGCTGGGGCTGATGTCCGGTTGGGCGCACCGCATTAGCAGGCACGGTGTGGCCGTCGTCGTGGCCATCGGCGCGTGGGGTGTCGCGATGGTCGGCTTCGGCCTTTCGGAGTCGCTCTGGCTCGCGGTGGTGTTTCTCGCCCTCGGCGGCGCGGCCGACATGGTGAGTGCGATCTTCCGGCAGGCGATTCTCCAGACGGCGGCCACCGACGAGATGCGGGGACGGATGCAGGGAGCGTTCACCGTGGTCGTCGCGGGCGGACCGAGGCTGGCCGACCTGACACACGGGTGGGCCGCTGCTGCGGCGGGAACCACTTGGGCCACCGCGGGAGGCGGTGTTCTCGTGGTGATCGGGGTCGCGATGGCGGTGGCGTTGCTGCCCGCGTTCTGGAGGTACCGAGCGGAAGTGCCGCCTAGGTGA